The following DNA comes from Candidatus Poribacteria bacterium.
CGGTATGGTGCATCCGATTGTTCCTTACGCCATACGCGGTGCGCTCTGGTATCAAGGCGAATCAAACCATCAGGACGGTATGATCTATCACGAGAAGATGAAGGCACTCATCAAGGGGTGGCGCGAGATCTGGGGACAAGGTGATTTCCCTTTCTATTTCGTGCAACTCGCGCCGTTCAATTACGGTAATCAAGACGGAAGCCAGTTTTTCCTGCCGCAAATCTGGGAGGCACAAACCGCAACATTGGCACTCCCAAATACCGGTATGGCTGTGACAACCGACATTGGTGACCCGAGGGATGTTCATCCCCGAAATAAACAAGGAGTCGGTAGACGGCTTGCATTGTGGGCACTTGCGAAGGACTACGGCAGAGATGATGTGATCTATTCCGGCCCGCTCTACAAATCAATGGCGGTCGAAGGAAACACGATCCGACTCATGTTTGATCATGTCGGTAGTGGTTTAACCTCGCGAGATGAAAAACCGCTCACATGGTTCCAAATCGCCGGTGAAGATAAGGAATTCGTCGAAGCGGAAGCAACAATTGATGGCGATACGGTTGTCGTCTCCAGCGATACCATCGCAAATCCGGTCGCTGTTCGATTTGGTTGGCATCAGAGCGCGGAACCGAATTTCGTGAACAAAGAAGGGTTACCCGCATCACCGTTTCGTACACATCCGTGGTAAACGTTAAAAAGGGTTGACAGGACTCGGTAAACTACGGTATACTCTCTCTATGAGACAACGCTACGACAATGCCGCCAAATTTGTAACCTTGGGCTATCCGAAGCCCTTCACTGAGCACATTCTTGAATATCCAGACCTGATTGTGCTGGAGGAATTGGCAACGGAGCAAATTACGCTCAAAACGCACCACACCGATACCGGAGGGCATTATGCAAGAATTTCCTTTTTTCAAGAATATGTGCAGGACGCGGAAGCACGCGGGCTTGAACGCGGGCGAAGAACGGGGACCATCGACGCAATTCTGACGCTCCTCAGGGACCGGTTTCAGCCGGAAGCCGTGCAAGCCTTAAAGCCGAGACTTGAAACTATTGAAGATTTAGAACACCTGAAAGCGTTGCTCCGCGCAGCACACCGAGCACAAAGTTTAGAAGCCTTCACGCAAGACATACAAAAATCATAGGCAAGATATGTTCTGCCGTTACCTCAGTAAACAAAGGTTAAGAACGTGAAGATTACTGCTATCAAAACCTTTATGGCACGGTTTGGTAACCGACCCCGTGGCCTCATCAAAGTCGAAACAGACGAAGGACTCTACGGATGGGGTGAAGCCTACTCCACGGGTCCTGACCTCTCTGTTGAACCGATCGCTGATTACATCTTTGAGATGATTCAAGGCGACGATCCGAGACGGATTGAGTATATCATGATGAAACTGCATCAGCAGTTCCGGTTTCCAGCGGGCGGTGCCGGGCTTGCTGTCATTTCTGCTGTTGATCATGCGTTGTGGGACATCAGTGGAAAGGCAGCGGGTTTACCAGTCTATATGCTCCTCGGTGGACACGCCCGTGACCGCGTCCGCATCTATCGTGGCATTGGTGGCAGAGACGGTATCGAAGCCGCAGATCAAGCACACAAACTTCATGAAGAGTGGGGATTCACTGCTTTCAAGACGAGTCCTTATCAACTTGATCCCGATGCAGATCGGTGGGGACGTGTCTGTGATGCTGCCGCCACCTATTTTGAGCAAATTCGGAATAACACCCCAACGGATTGGGAATTCGCCTTCGATCCGCACGCCAAAATCTTCGAGCCGATTCGCGCGCTCCAACTCGCAAACGCACTCGCGCCCTACGATCCGTATTTCTACGAGGAACCGCTCCGACCTGAGCATATACCTGCCTGGGCGCGCCTGCGTGCCCAGATGCAAGTGCCACTCGCAACCGGGGAATCCCTCTATACACGTTTTGAGTTTCTGGATCTCATCGCAGCGCAGGGGGCTGACATCATTCAGCCGGACGTTTGTGTTTGTGGTGGATTGTTGGAGATGCGGAAAATCGCTGCAATCGCCGAAGCGCACTATGTCAGTGTCGCACCCCACAACCCAATGGGACCGCTCGCAACGGCTGTTAATGTCCACTTCGCCGCCGCAACCCCAAATTTTAAAATCCTTGAATATCTGCTGCCCACTGAAACCGAATGGAACGCGTGGGTAGATGAACCTTATCTACCGAAAGATGGATATTTGGAATTGCGAGACCGTCCCGGCTTAGGCGTAGAGGTGAGCGAAGAGGCGATCACGGACAATGAATACATCCACTGGCAGCGCACCTGTCCTATCCGTCCCGATGGTTCAACTGGCTACATTTAATTGACTCTTGGTAACCTTAAGCTGTCGGTTGTCAGAAGAATGGCTCTCGATGGTCGGAAACCATCAGCAAGAGGATCTCTTTACTGATTGCTGATTGCTGATTGCTAATGGCTATTCTGAACATACGCTTGCAGGTGCTTCAATGCGCTTCCGTTATCCATCACTGACCGTGTACGCGCAAGCGCGTCTTCAGGGATTGAACAAATCCCTAACAGATAGTCCACCATCGCTGTGTTCAATAGAATCCTATCGTAGATAGGTCCTTTCTCGCCTGAGAGTGCCGCCACACCCGCTTCTGCAAACGCTGCCGCGCTCACAACCTCTGGACGTGGACTCCGAGTATAGTCAAACCCGTAACCTGCTGGATCTATGTCCAACGCGAAATCTTCGCGTACACCGTTGACCCGACGGAACCCTTGCGAATAGTTGATCGCCATTCTATCGCTTGTTGAAGGCTTTCCGAGGCGGAGCGCGTAATGGCTTGTCCCTTCCTCTCCCTTCACAGCGACTGCGGCATCAAACCCTCTCTCCCACGCCAGTTGGAGGAGCGGTTTCTCATAACCGATGTGATAGTAGCCGAGTACCATATAGTTCGCTTCCCGTGCCGAGAAGAACTGTTGTGCTTTCTCAGTTGCTGCCCAAGGCGGACGTTTCTTGATGTGCACTCGCAGTTCACGTAGGTTATAGGCAGCAGGGCAATACTCGCGTTGGCTGACGTATCCAAACCCCACCGATTCGTTTGTGATGAGTGAAGCGGTTTGCGCAAGCGATAGTTGTGTATTTGCACCGAGTGCCTTCAGGATAGCCTCCTCTGTCACACCGTTCTTCGGTGGCATTACATCCACACTGTGCAGCAGCGATGCTTCACCGAGTGCGGCGCGCACTGCAGCGACAAACAGCGTCGGACGGAAATAGCGCGTTGCGCCATCGTAGGGCTGCCCGAAATGCGTTAGCGTTGCGACATCGATAGGCTGAACCTCTTCCGGTCCGAAGAACGCATCGAGGTAACCTCTCACCTCTTCGTAGGTTTCACGGTTCATTCGTTGCCCGATGAGTGCAGCACCTTTAAATGCAGAATTGACATCATCGCTGAGAATGGCTTCGCACATCTCACGGGTTTCAGTGTAACTTAAATGCTTTGCCCGTAAAATCTTTTCCAAAGCGTTTATGACGATTGCCTCTGTCGGATTCGCTGGTACATAACCGTCCTCTGGATTCATGAGGTATTGAATTTCGGGTGGGAGCTGTTTTGTGAGTGCTGGGCGGTATTTGCGGAATGCTGCTTCTTCCGCAGGACTCCATTGTGTCTCTTTTGGGAAGTAGGCGCGGAGCGTCATTGCCGCGAAAAACGCGCCCATCTGTGCCGCTGATGCAGCATCCGATTCAGGCAATTCACCCGTTATGGATTTTAGGAGCGTTTCAAGGAGAGGTTCCGGTTGCGGGAAATCTGAGGCATTTACACCTAATGGTCGTGTCTGATGCGGTCCTGTGCAAACGCGTGCCTGTGCTTCGAGCAGATCGTCGTTCGGACCGGGATATACCGGTGTGTATGGATGAGAATTAGCAGCTGCCATTGCGCCATGTCCTCCGATTAAAACTGAATCAAATTTATTCGTATCATGCTTATGTTATTGACGGGCATGCCTTTTTAACTTCACTTGCAAGATGATAGAAAGTTAGAGTTTCAGCCACTGACGCACTGCATTTTCAACTAACGAGCCAAACTTCACCTCGGTTTTGCTTCGGCATCCTCCGCCTCCATTTTGTCATGTTCAACAAAAAGCGCGTCAGCAATTTCCGTGAGTGCCTCATCTGTTAGGGGTGGGAAACCCAACAGAGCTACCTGTTTTATGATTTCAGAGGCGATCGCATGTTTTTCTATCTCAGGAAGTTGGTTAAATGCTTCCAATATGTTTTCTGAGGTTGCGTGCATCTGGAACCTCCGTGTGGTAAGAACATATAGTTTATCCAAATTATACACGATGTCTTGGCGAAATTCAAGGCTTTTTTAGCGGTCTATAGGGGCATTTAGTTTTCCGAAATTTTAGGCTTTCGGTTCTGTATTCCTTGCTGTAGGAGTGACCTTCCGGTCGCGAATTTTTCGACTACATTGGACAAAAATTCTAAAGCTAAATAGTCCTAATACACTAACAAAAGACTTGACGGAATACGGAAAAGAAAATACAATGTAATGTATGTGAGCACAACTGTTGAGATGTCCAATCCAAGTTATCGTCAGATATCGTTATATTTCTTACCATCTCGTTATGCTATTAACAATATCAACCACATATTCTCCTGCGACCGATCTTGGTTATTTGTTACATAAACACCCCGCGCGAATTCAATCCTTTGGGCTTACCTTTGGTCAAGCACACGTCTTTTACCCAGAAGCGCGTGCCGAAACCTGCACGGCAGCCCTGCTTCTTGATGTTGATCCGGTTGGACTTGTCCGCCGTCCGCACGGGCAATTTGCGGAAAATTTCGCCTTGGCGGAGTACGTCAGTGATCGTCCTTACGTTGCGTCGTCGTTTTTGAGTGTAGCAATCGCACGGGTATTTAGCACTGCGTTATCGGGCAAGTGCAAAGAACGTCCAGAACTTGTGGAAACAGAGATCCCTTTAAAGGCAAAATTATCCATCTTGCCCTGCCGCGGTGGAGAAAAATTGTTGCGCCGACTTTTTGAGCCTCTGGGGTATACAGTAGGCGCAGAACGATATATGTTAGACCCCCAATTCCCAGATTGGGGACAGAGTCGTTATTTTACGGTGACGCTCGAAAATACCTGTCAATTGAGCGAACTCCTCACGCATCTTTATGTTTTGATGCCAGTGCTTGACGACGAAAAGCACTACTGGGTGGGTGAAGCGGAGATCGAAAAACTCTTAAAGCATGGCAATGATTGGCTCGCTGGGCATCCAGAACAAGAATCGATTGTTCGTCGTTACTTGAAACATCAACGTCGGCTGACGCATGAGGCACTCGCCCAATTGCGCGAAGAAGATGCTCAAGAGACTGACGAGGCAAGTCAAGCACATAAAGAAGAACAGATTGAAGAACGTATCTCTCTGAACGAAGTCCGCTTGGCTGCGGTCACTGAGGTCCTTAAAACGTGTGGTGCGAAACGCGTTCTTGATTTAGGATGCGGTGAGGGAAAACTTCTCCGCAAGTTATTGGCTGAAAAGCAATTTGAAGAAATCGTAGGAATGGACGTTTCACATCACATCCTGAAAATCGCACAAGATCGACTCCATTACGATCGATTACCGGAAAGGCAGAAAAAACGGCTTCATCTATTCCAAGGATCGCTCGGGTATCGGGATAAACGCTTGATTGGATATGATGCGGCTGCAGTCATAGAGGTCATCGAACACTTAGACATGCCACGACTTATGGCTTTTGAACGCGTACTTTTCGAGTGTGCCTGTCCTCGGACGGTTGTGTTGACGACACCGAATATCGAATACAACGTGAAATTTGAGAATCTGGAGGCTGGGAACTATCGGCACAAAGATCACCGTTTTGAATGGACACGGGACGAATTTCAATCTTGGGCAGCAGGTGTTGCGAAACGTTTCGATTACACCGTTGTGTTTCACCCGATCGGTCCAGAGACTGAAGACGTTGGATCGCCGACGCAGATGGCTGTCTTTACCCGAAACCGCAAGGAAAAATGAAAAAAGTGCAATGCTTCTCAAGATTCAGAGCCGTAAGCCCGTAATGAAATGGAGGGGTTTTTGCTTGGGTGTTTCTTCAATTCTACGGAAAGGCGCGTCTTTTACCAAGTCCCGCTGACCGAACCGTAAGGAAAAATAAAAAATGAATATTCCTGAACCCTCACTTGTCCTTCTCATTGGACCTTCAGGATCGGGTAAGTCTACCTTTGCCCGTAAGCATTTTAAACCAACCGAAGTTCTTTCATCAGATTTCTGCCGAGGGCTTGTTTCAGACGATGAGACCGACCAGACGGCAACGGATGATGCATTTGAAGTGCTGCGTTTCATCGCTGCGAAGCGGCTTGCTGCAGGGAAATTAACGGTCATTGATGCAACCAACGTCCAGGTTGAAGCGCGGAAACCTTTAGTTGCCCTGGCACGCGAATACCACTATCTAACCGTTGCGATTGTGTTTAACATGCCGACAAAACTCTGTCAGGAAAGAAATGAGGCACGTCCTGACCGAGATTTAAAACCGCATGTCGTCCGTCAGCAGAACCAGCAACTTCGCCGCTCACTGCGTAATCTCAAACGCGAGGGTTTTCGACACTTCACCTATGTCATGTCCACGCCGGAAGCGGTTGAAGCTGCCTGCGTGGAGCGACAGCCATTGTGGGTAAACCGCACAGACGACCAGGGACCCTTTGACATCATAGGTGATATTCACGGTTGTTTTGATGAGCTTGTTGAATTGCTCACAGAACTCGGTTATGAAATCTCAACGCAGCCAGAAGGTGAAACCGTTGTTCAGCCACCACAAGGTAAGAAAGCGATTTTTGTTGGGGATTTTGTTGACCGGGGTCCAAAAGTTGCCGAAGTGTTACGCTTGGTTATGGGGATGCAAAAAACTGGCGCGGCTATCTGTGTACCGGGGAATCATGATGTAAAACTGGTTCGCGCGCTTCGCGGCAAAAACGTGAATCCGACATACGGGTTGGCAGAATCGCTCTCTCAATTGGAGAAAGAATCAACCGAATTTAAAACGCAAATCGTAGAATTCCTTGATGGCTTGGTGAGCCACTACGTCCTTGACAACGGGAAGTTGGTCGTCGCACACGCTGGAATGAAGGCTGAATTACAAGGCAGGGCATCGGGGCGCGTACGTGAATTCGCATTGTATGGAGAGACAACCGGAGAGACCGATGACTTCGGTTTGCCTATTCGGGTCGATTGGGCTGATGAGTATCGCGGCACTGCGATGGTCGTCTATGGGCACACGCCTGTCGCCGAGCCACAGTGGGTAAATCGAACAATCAACATTGATACAGGCTGTGTTTTCGGCGGAAGACTGACAGCGTTGCGATACCCTGAAAGAGAACTCGTTTCTATTCCCGCACGCCAGACGTATTATGAACCAACAAAGCCACTTCTTGTAGGACGGAACTCCGATTCCCGACTTCGTACTGCCGAAACGCAGCACTCTGGTGATATTTTAGACATCGATGATGTACTGGGAAAGCGCGTTATCAGCACGCGATTACATAATAACGTGACAATCCGTGAAGAAAATACCATAACTGCCTTGGAGGTTATCAGCCGTTTCGCTGTAGACCCAAAATGGCTTATATACCTTCCACCGACGATGTCCCCGACCGAGACGACAAACATCTCCGGTTTGCTTGAACATCCAACCGAGGCGTTCACATATTATCGCAAACAGGGTGTATCCAACGTCATCTGGGAAGAAAAACACATGGGGTCCCGCGCTGTCGTTATCGTTTGTCGAGATCCGGAAACCGCAAAAAGGCGGTTTGGTGTCGCAGACGAGACGCTTGGCATCTGTTACACACGAACCGGCAGACGTTTCTTTGACGATGCCGCGATTGAAACCGAACTGTTGAGACAGGTGAAAACGGCAGTAGATAAAGTGAATTATTGGGAGGTCTTCAATACGGATTGGGTATGTCTTGACTGTGAACTAATGCCTTGGTCGGTCAAGGCGCAGGAGTTGTTACGACAACAATATGCCCCGGTGGGGACATCGGCGCGTGTCGCTTTGGGAGAAGCAGTTGCCTCCTTGGAAACCGCTGCCGAACGAGGCGTTGACGTAAACGATATATTGAACGACTATCGTCAACGCGCAGATGCAGTGACCGAATACGTCAAGGCTTATCAGCAATACTGTTGGCAGGTCCAATCTATTACCGATCTAAAACTCGCCCCATTCCACCTACTCGCGACGGAAGGTACGGTTTACTTTGACAAAGACCATCTGTGGCACATGGAAACGCTTAGCAAACTCTGCCAAAGTTCTGAAGATACCCTGTTGTTCGCGACTTCCTATGGGATAGTTGATGTGACTGACGACGCGAGTCAAACTGAGGCGATCCATCAATGGGAAGAACTCACTGAGCATGGCGGTGAAGGCACAGTCATCAAGCCTCTGGATTTTATCGCTCAGAGCAAGCGAGGATTAATACAACCGGCTGTAAAATCCCGAGGTCGTGAGTATCTCCGAATAATCTATGGACTTGAATATACATTGCCTCAAAACTTAGAACGTCTCCGTTCCCGCGGACTTTCTCACAAACGTTCCCTTGCACTTCGAGAATTCGCATTGGGTGTTGAGGCACTTGAGCGTTTTGTTCATCGTGAACCGCTATCTCATGTTCATGAGTGCGTTTTCGGAATTTTGGCACTCGAAAGTGAAGCAGTTGATCC
Coding sequences within:
- a CDS encoding mandelate racemase/muconate lactonizing enzyme family protein, whose protein sequence is MKITAIKTFMARFGNRPRGLIKVETDEGLYGWGEAYSTGPDLSVEPIADYIFEMIQGDDPRRIEYIMMKLHQQFRFPAGGAGLAVISAVDHALWDISGKAAGLPVYMLLGGHARDRVRIYRGIGGRDGIEAADQAHKLHEEWGFTAFKTSPYQLDPDADRWGRVCDAAATYFEQIRNNTPTDWEFAFDPHAKIFEPIRALQLANALAPYDPYFYEEPLRPEHIPAWARLRAQMQVPLATGESLYTRFEFLDLIAAQGADIIQPDVCVCGGLLEMRKIAAIAEAHYVSVAPHNPMGPLATAVNVHFAAATPNFKILEYLLPTETEWNAWVDEPYLPKDGYLELRDRPGLGVEVSEEAITDNEYIHWQRTCPIRPDGSTGYI
- a CDS encoding 3' terminal RNA ribose 2'-O-methyltransferase Hen1, with the translated sequence MLLTISTTYSPATDLGYLLHKHPARIQSFGLTFGQAHVFYPEARAETCTAALLLDVDPVGLVRRPHGQFAENFALAEYVSDRPYVASSFLSVAIARVFSTALSGKCKERPELVETEIPLKAKLSILPCRGGEKLLRRLFEPLGYTVGAERYMLDPQFPDWGQSRYFTVTLENTCQLSELLTHLYVLMPVLDDEKHYWVGEAEIEKLLKHGNDWLAGHPEQESIVRRYLKHQRRLTHEALAQLREEDAQETDEASQAHKEEQIEERISLNEVRLAAVTEVLKTCGAKRVLDLGCGEGKLLRKLLAEKQFEEIVGMDVSHHILKIAQDRLHYDRLPERQKKRLHLFQGSLGYRDKRLIGYDAAAVIEVIEHLDMPRLMAFERVLFECACPRTVVLTTPNIEYNVKFENLEAGNYRHKDHRFEWTRDEFQSWAAGVAKRFDYTVVFHPIGPETEDVGSPTQMAVFTRNRKEK
- a CDS encoding polynucleotide kinase-phosphatase, with protein sequence MNIPEPSLVLLIGPSGSGKSTFARKHFKPTEVLSSDFCRGLVSDDETDQTATDDAFEVLRFIAAKRLAAGKLTVIDATNVQVEARKPLVALAREYHYLTVAIVFNMPTKLCQERNEARPDRDLKPHVVRQQNQQLRRSLRNLKREGFRHFTYVMSTPEAVEAACVERQPLWVNRTDDQGPFDIIGDIHGCFDELVELLTELGYEISTQPEGETVVQPPQGKKAIFVGDFVDRGPKVAEVLRLVMGMQKTGAAICVPGNHDVKLVRALRGKNVNPTYGLAESLSQLEKESTEFKTQIVEFLDGLVSHYVLDNGKLVVAHAGMKAELQGRASGRVREFALYGETTGETDDFGLPIRVDWADEYRGTAMVVYGHTPVAEPQWVNRTINIDTGCVFGGRLTALRYPERELVSIPARQTYYEPTKPLLVGRNSDSRLRTAETQHSGDILDIDDVLGKRVISTRLHNNVTIREENTITALEVISRFAVDPKWLIYLPPTMSPTETTNISGLLEHPTEAFTYYRKQGVSNVIWEEKHMGSRAVVIVCRDPETAKRRFGVADETLGICYTRTGRRFFDDAAIETELLRQVKTAVDKVNYWEVFNTDWVCLDCELMPWSVKAQELLRQQYAPVGTSARVALGEAVASLETAAERGVDVNDILNDYRQRADAVTEYVKAYQQYCWQVQSITDLKLAPFHLLATEGTVYFDKDHLWHMETLSKLCQSSEDTLLFATSYGIVDVTDDASQTEAIHQWEELTEHGGEGTVIKPLDFIAQSKRGLIQPAVKSRGREYLRIIYGLEYTLPQNLERLRSRGLSHKRSLALREFALGVEALERFVHREPLSHVHECVFGILALESEAVDPRL